A window of Desulfobulbaceae bacterium genomic DNA:
TTTTGGCGTGACGCTGTACGTGTTGCCGGTATCCGGATTGACCCACTGAGTAGTCTTAAATGATGGGCTTGATTCGTAGGCTTGATTCATCATGGCCCGATCGTTTTTGTCCATTTCGTTCCCCACCATGTAACCAAGTAAGGCGCCTACAGCAGCACCGATAAGGGTTGATTCGGTATCTCGACCAATGGCCTGCCCCACTATTGCACCTCCGGCAGCACCCCCAGCAGTCCCAGTTTGAGCCTTGTTGGTAACACATGATGTGGTGAGCAGCGTGAAAACACAGACGTACAAGAGGATATTTATTGGTTTCATAGTCTCTCCAGGGTTATTGTTTTTTCTGATGCCTTGCTTCCATAGCCATAAGATAGGCACGAAGGTTCTTTTTCTTATGCTTGAGACCGAGTTTCTTGCGAAGGTTATCCCGGTGAAATTCAACAGTGCTCTTCGTTACATTCATTTGAATAGCAGATTCTTTATTGGAAAGTCCAATTCGAATAAGATCGGCTACCTGAATTTCTTTGGGGCTGAGTCCGCATT
This region includes:
- a CDS encoding glycine zipper 2TM domain-containing protein; translation: MKPINILLYVCVFTLLTTSCVTNKAQTGTAGGAAGGAIVGQAIGRDTESTLIGAAVGALLGYMVGNEMDKNDRAMMNQAYESSPSFKTTQWVNPDTGNTYSVTPKPAYQQPKTGSNCREAEILTTIGGKAEKAVTTACRIDGRWVIQ